The Kocuria flava nucleotide sequence GGCCCTCGTCGATGAGCCGCTGGACGAAGGTGTGGTCGCGGGTCACCTGCCGGAAGCCGTCCTCGGAGAGGCGGTAGGCGCGGGAGTCGCCGATGTGGGCGAGCACGATCTCGTCGCCGTCGGCCAGCAGCGCGGTGACGGTGGTGCCCATCCCGCCCAGCCGCGGGTCGGCGACGACGAGGCGCACCAGGTTCTGGTTGGCGTTCTGGATCTCGTCGGCGAGCACGGTCGCCCCCTGGCCCCCGTGGTCCGGGCGGTCGAGCGCGGTCAGGTCGATCACCGCGGAGGCCGAGGCGACGTCGCCCCCGACGTGCCCGCCCATGCCGTCGGCGACGACGGCGAGGTAGCGGCCCGCGTAGGCCGAGTCGTCGTTCTTGGAACGGACCCGGCCCACGTCGGAGCGCGCGGCGTAGCGGAAGGCGATGCCCATGCGGTCAGGGCCTCAGTTCCAGGACGGTCTTGCCGACCCGGAACGGGGTCCCGGTCTCCAGGGGGACGGCGCGGGTCAGGCGCTGCTGGCCGACGTAGGTGCCGTTGGTCGAGCCGAGGTCCTCGAGGAACCAGCGGGAGCCCTGCGGGAACAGCCGGGCGTGGCGGCCCGAGGCGTAGTCGTCGCCCAGGGGCACGGTCGCCTCGGGGGAGCGCCCGAGGAGCACGGGGGCGCTGCCCAGCGGGTAGCTGCGCCCGCGCAGCGGGCCGTCGAGCACCACGAGCGTCCCGGGGCGGGCGCGGCGGTCCGCCGGCGCCTCCGCGGGCGGGGCCTGCTGCGGGGCCGCGTCCTGCCGGCGGCGGGACCGCCCGGGGACCGGCAGCCGCCCGCCCACGGCCAGGTCACGGCCCTGGCTGGCGACGATGCTGAAGATGAAGATCCACAGGAGGGCCAGGAAGCCGAAGCGGAGCAGCGTGACGGTCAGTTCGGACATTCAGCGTGGCCCCTTCGGGGTCAGGAGGCGGAACGTGATCCGCGTGCGCCCCATGGTGATGACGGAGCCGTTGACCAGCTCGGCGCGGCCGATCACGCGCTCGCCGTCCACGTAGGAGCCGTTGGTCGAGCCCAGGTCCACGGCCACGAAGTGCTCGCCCTGGCGCCGGATCTCGAGGTGGCGGCGCGAGACGCCCGTGTCCTCGACGGTGATGTCCGCCTCGGCGGAGCGGCCCAGCACGATCGAGTCGGCGTTGAGCGAGTAGCGCTCCCCGCCGAGGTCGAGCACCGGCACCCACCGCTGCACGGGGGCGGTCGGGGGCGGGGCGTGGTCCTCGCGCCCGTGGCCGGTGGCGATCCGGTGCCCGCCGTCGGGGGCGGGGGCCGGGGCGGTCGTGTTCGGGGACTCGGTGGTGCGCTGGGCCGAGGAGTGGATGCGGAACCCGCCCGCCTCCGCCTCGGCGCTGCGGGTGAAGGAGACCTTCACGGCGCCCTGGAGGGTGTAGGCCTGGCTGCGGGCGTGCTTGATGACGACGTCGCACAGCTCCTCGGCCAGGGGCGTGCCCCAGTTCTGGGCGCGGGGGAAGTCCTCCTCGGAGAACTCCACGACGAACACGTTGGGCGCCATCGTGCGCCCGGCGGAGATGGTGAACGCCTCCTGGTCCAGCTCCCGGCGCAGGGCGCTGGCGATCTCGACCGGCTCGACCCGGCGGCGGGAGCCGGTCGAGAAGGCGGAGCGCACGGCCTTCTCGATGTTCTTCTCGAGGCTCTCGAGGAATCCCACGGCCGCCTCCTTCCTGTCGTCGATCGCGGCGCACGTGCCCCGGTCCCGGGCCAGGCGCTCCTCAGGATAGTAGACGCGGCGGCTGAGAACCCGGTGGGCGCCCGCGACCGGGCGGGTCCGGGTCCTGTCCGGCCCGTCGTGGCGGGGAGGAGCCCGGCCGCGACGCCCACCGGTTCACCGCCTGCTCCCCGCCGGGCCCGGGCCGGCGACACCGCTCCTGCCCGGCTGCGGCGGCGGCGAGGAGGCCCGTCCCGGGCCCGGTCGCTAGGCTGGGGCCGGAGCGGGCCGGCGCCGCCGGCCCGGGCACCGCCCGCCGACGCCGAGGAGCACCCATGACCGAGACCCCGCGCCCGTTCGCCACCGCCGACCTCTACGACGAGCGCGGTGAGCAGCTGCAGTCCTGCCCCCGCCAGTTCCTCGACCTGGGCGGGGTGCGCGCGTTCACCGGACCGGTGCGCACGATCCGCTGCTTCCAGGACAACGGCCTCGTCAAGGCCCTGCTCAACACCCCGGGGGAGGGCGCGGTGCTCGTGGTGGACGGCCACGGGTCGATGGGCACGGCCCTGATGGGCGACATGATCGCCGAGGCCGCCGTGCGCAACGGCTGGGCCGGGGTGATCATCAACGGCCCCGTCCGCGACCGGGTGGCGCTCGCGCAGCTGCCGCTGGGCGTGAAGGCCCTCGGCTCGAACCCCCGCAAGTCCGCCAAGGACGGGGTCGGGGAGCAGGACGTGCCGGTGGTCATCGAGGGGACCACCTTCCTGCCCGGCCGCACCGTGTGGGCCGACGAGGACGGGGTGCTCGTCGAGGGCTGAGCCGGCTCAGCCGATGGCCGCGACGAGCTCGGCCGCCTGCCGGACCGCCCGCTTCGCGTCCAGCTCCGCGGCCACGTCGGCCCCGCCGATCAGGTGCACCGGCACCGCCGCGGCGTCGTGCCCGCCGGCCAGCAGCCGCTCGTGCAGCTCCCGCAGCGGCTCCTGGCCCGTGCACAGCACCACGGTGTCCACCGCCAGGACCTGCTCCTGCGGCCCGTCGGGGCCGGGCACGCTCACGTGCAGCCCGTCGTCGTCGATCCGCCGGTAGGCGACCCCGGCGAGCGTGCGCACCCCCGCCGCCCGCAGGGACGCCCGGTGGATCCACCCCGTGGTGCGGCCCAGCCGCTGCCCGGGCTTGCCCGTCGAGCGCTGCAGCAGGACCACGTCCCGCGCGGGGGGTCGCGGCCGGGGCGGGACGAGGCCGCCGCGGGCGGAGAGCGTCGTGTCCACGCCCCACTGCGCGTAGAAGTCCCCGGGCGGGCCGCCGGGGCCGTGCACGAGGAACTGCGCGACGTCGAAGCCGATCCCGCCCGCGCCGAGCACGGCCACGCGGCGGCCCACCGGCGCACCGTCGCGCAGGACCTCGCGGTAGCCCACCACGCAGGGGTGGTCGACGCCCTCGAGCGCGGGCACGCGCGGGACCACGCCCGTGGCGAGCACGACGCGGTCGTGGCCGGCGAGGTCCCCGGGCCCGGCCGCCGTGCCCAGCCGCACGTCCACGCCGAGCTCGGCCAGCCGGACCGACCAGTAGCGCAGCGTCTCGGCGTACTCCTCCTTGCCGGGGATCCGGTGGGCCAGCAGGAACTGCCCGCCGATGCGGTCCTCGGCCTCGAACAGCGTCACGGCGTGGCCGGCCTCGGCGGCGCCGATCGCGAAGGCGGCCCCGGCCGGCCCCGCGCCGACCACGGCGATCCGCTCCGCCCGGCGGGTGGGCCCCAGGCGCAGCAGGGTCTCGTGGCCCGCCCGGGGGTTGACCAGGCAGGAGGCGGTGCGGCCCGAGAAGGTGTGGTCGAGGCAGGCCTGGTTGCAGGCGATGCACGTGTTGACGGTCTCGGGCCGGCCCGCCGCGGCCTTGGCCACGAAGCGGGGGTCGGCCAGCAGGGGCCGGGCCAGGGAGACCATGTCGGCGTCCCCCGCGGCGAGGATCCGCTCGGCCGACTCCGGGGTGTTGATCCGGTTCGCGGCCACGACCGGGATCCCGACCTCGCCCCGCAGCCGGCGGGTCACCCACGCGAAGCCCCCGCGGGGAACGGCGGTGGCGATCGTGGGCACGCGCGCCTCGTGCCACCCGATGCCGGTGTTGAGCAGGTCCGCGCCGGCCTCCTCCACGGCCCGGGCCAGCCGGACGACCTCGTCGAGGGTGGCGCCGCCCGGGACCAGGTCGAGCATCGACAGCCGGTAGACCAGCAGGAACCCCGGGCCGGTGCGCTCGCGGACCCGGCGGACCACCTCGACCGGCAGGCGCAGGCGCCGCTCGAGGTCACCGCCCCAGGCGTCCGTGCGCCGGTTGGTCTCCTCGGCCGTGAACTGGTTGAGCAGGTAGCCCTCGGAGCCCATGACCTCCACGCCGTCGTAGCCGGCCTGCTGCGCGAGCTCCGCCGTGCGGGCGAAGTCCTCGATCGTGCGCTCGATCTCCGCGGCGGACAGCTCGTGCGGGACCACCGGGCTGATCGGGGCGCGCAGCGGGCTGGGCGCCACGGCCCGGTCGCCGCGGGCGTAGCGGCCCGCGTGCAGGATCTGCAGGGCGATCCGCCCGCCCTCGGCGTGGACCGCGTCCGTGACCGTGCGGTGCCGGGCCACGTCCTCGGGCCCGGTCAGGACCGCCCCGCCCTCGCGCACGGCGCCCTCGGGGTTCGGGCCGATCCCGCCGGTCACCACCAGGCCCACGCCGCCTCGCACCCGCTCGGCGTAGAAGGCGGCCAGCCGCTCCGGCCCGTCCTCGCGCTCCTCGAGGCCCGTGTGCATGGAGCCCATGAGCACGCGGTTGGGCAGGGTCGTGGCGCCCAGCCGCAGCGGGGACAGCAGGTGCGGGAAGGCCGCATTCATCCGATACTCCTCGTCTCAGGTACCGGGCTCACGGTAGGCGAGAAGTGACCGGAGCCACAAGCGGGGGGCCGCCCGGTGCCCGTCAGAGCCGGCGGAGCAGGTCCCTCCACACGACCCGCCAGGGCTCGACCTCCGCTGCGGCCGCGAGCCCCTGGTGGGCGACGGCGAGCGCCGGCCGCTCCGGTCCCCGCCGCCGGCCCGCGCCGGCAGCGGCGCGCGGCGGGGCGGGGGGCCGCGGTCGGGTGCGGCACCGGGCCCGGGGTCCGTGGGGCCGGTGCTCATGGGCACAGGACGGCGGCGGCACCCTTCCGGGTGCCGCCGCCGGGGCGTGCCGTGGTCGTGCCGGCGGGGCGCCGGTCAGTCGGAGGTCGGCGGCTGGTAGCCGCCCTCCGCGGGGTCCTGGTGCTTCCCGGTGATCTCGTGCTCCGGCCGGCCGGCCTCGCGCACGCCCGAGACCTGCTGGCCGGCGTTCGTCTGGCCGGTGGGCAGGGGCTCGCGGGCCATGTCCTCGGCGGGGGTGTCGGGGGCCGAGCCGATGTCCTCGGCCAGGTGCGGGTCGTCGGGGAGCTGGTCGCCGGAGGCGGGGGTCGTGTTCATGCCCTCAGCCAAGCAGTGCGCCGGGGCCGTGACAAGGGGTGCGGATATCGCGCTCAGCGAATCGGCAGGGTACTGACAGTCGGTGCCGCCCGTGCCATAGTGGGGAGGGAACGGCTCGCCCGCCGAGCCGGTGACCCCAGCTGTCGAACGTGGCCCCCGCGGGGGCCGGAAGGAGTCGGACCCATGGCCGCCCAGAACCAGAGCAGCGCCCCCTACACCGTCCCGGGGCTGACCACGGAGAACGGCCACGAGGTGGCCCGGACCCTGCAGACGCGGCTGCACGCCCTCAACGACCTGCAGCTGACCCTCAAGCACGCGCACTGGAACGTCGTGGGCCCCAACTTCATCGCCGTCCACGAGATGCTCGACCCGCAGATCGAGCTGGTCCGCGGCTTCGTCGACGAGCTCGCCGAGCGCATGGCCACGATGGGCGTGGCCCCCTCGGGCCTGCCCGGGGACCTGGTCGCCGTGCGCACCTGGGACGACTACTCGGTCGGCCGGGCCACCTCGGTCGAGCACCTCGCGGCCCTCGACGTCGTCTACAACGGGGTCGTGGCGGACCACCGCGAGGCCATCGGGAAGGTCGGCGAGCTCGACCCCGTCACCGAGGACAT carries:
- a CDS encoding FhaA domain-containing protein, with product MGFLESLEKNIEKAVRSAFSTGSRRRVEPVEIASALRRELDQEAFTISAGRTMAPNVFVVEFSEEDFPRAQNWGTPLAEELCDVVIKHARSQAYTLQGAVKVSFTRSAEAEAGGFRIHSSAQRTTESPNTTAPAPAPDGGHRIATGHGREDHAPPPTAPVQRWVPVLDLGGERYSLNADSIVLGRSAEADITVEDTGVSRRHLEIRRQGEHFVAVDLGSTNGSYVDGERVIGRAELVNGSVITMGRTRITFRLLTPKGPR
- a CDS encoding NADPH-dependent 2,4-dienoyl-CoA reductase, whose protein sequence is MNAAFPHLLSPLRLGATTLPNRVLMGSMHTGLEEREDGPERLAAFYAERVRGGVGLVVTGGIGPNPEGAVREGGAVLTGPEDVARHRTVTDAVHAEGGRIALQILHAGRYARGDRAVAPSPLRAPISPVVPHELSAAEIERTIEDFARTAELAQQAGYDGVEVMGSEGYLLNQFTAEETNRRTDAWGGDLERRLRLPVEVVRRVRERTGPGFLLVYRLSMLDLVPGGATLDEVVRLARAVEEAGADLLNTGIGWHEARVPTIATAVPRGGFAWVTRRLRGEVGIPVVAANRINTPESAERILAAGDADMVSLARPLLADPRFVAKAAAGRPETVNTCIACNQACLDHTFSGRTASCLVNPRAGHETLLRLGPTRRAERIAVVGAGPAGAAFAIGAAEAGHAVTLFEAEDRIGGQFLLAHRIPGKEEYAETLRYWSVRLAELGVDVRLGTAAGPGDLAGHDRVVLATGVVPRVPALEGVDHPCVVGYREVLRDGAPVGRRVAVLGAGGIGFDVAQFLVHGPGGPPGDFYAQWGVDTTLSARGGLVPPRPRPPARDVVLLQRSTGKPGQRLGRTTGWIHRASLRAAGVRTLAGVAYRRIDDDGLHVSVPGPDGPQEQVLAVDTVVLCTGQEPLRELHERLLAGGHDAAAVPVHLIGGADVAAELDAKRAVRQAAELVAAIG
- a CDS encoding FHA domain-containing protein FhaB/FipA, with product MSELTVTLLRFGFLALLWIFIFSIVASQGRDLAVGGRLPVPGRSRRRQDAAPQQAPPAEAPADRRARPGTLVVLDGPLRGRSYPLGSAPVLLGRSPEATVPLGDDYASGRHARLFPQGSRWFLEDLGSTNGTYVGQQRLTRAVPLETGTPFRVGKTVLELRP
- a CDS encoding Dps family protein — encoded protein: MAAQNQSSAPYTVPGLTTENGHEVARTLQTRLHALNDLQLTLKHAHWNVVGPNFIAVHEMLDPQIELVRGFVDELAERMATMGVAPSGLPGDLVAVRTWDDYSVGRATSVEHLAALDVVYNGVVADHREAIGKVGELDPVTEDILIGQVRELELFQWFMRAHLENSGGALEHGGETTEQGAASAAR
- the rraA gene encoding ribonuclease E activity regulator RraA gives rise to the protein MTETPRPFATADLYDERGEQLQSCPRQFLDLGGVRAFTGPVRTIRCFQDNGLVKALLNTPGEGAVLVVDGHGSMGTALMGDMIAEAAVRNGWAGVIINGPVRDRVALAQLPLGVKALGSNPRKSAKDGVGEQDVPVVIEGTTFLPGRTVWADEDGVLVEG